The Vulcanimicrobium alpinum sequence CCGAGATCCGTTCCACCGGCGTGAAGTTGAGCGCGAGCGCCATCGGCGCGAAGAACGTCTGGAGCATGTGCTCCGACATCCCGCGCCGCCGGTGCCACTCGGCATAGGTGATGTCGTCCTGCTTCTCCGCGTACTCGTGATCGCGCAGCAGCACCGGAAGCGTCCCCTTCGCGAAGAGCACCTTCTCCCAGTTGTTGAACACGTATTTCGCGTTGAGTACCGCGCCGATGCCGTTGAGCGGCGAGGGCGCGTCGACGAACCGGAACTCCTCGTAGACGGGCTTGCCGTTCCAGCGCGGCGAGAAGTGCGGCGGCATCGCCCACGTCAGCGCGTGCGGCTGCCAGAGGACGTGGTGTGCGATCCCCACTTCCTTCAGCAGCGCATGCAGCGAGGCGTAGCCGCCGAAGAACGCGTGCAGGCCGGTCTCGAGGATGTCGCCGTCGCGGTCGCGCCACGACGAAAGCTTGCCGCCCAGAATCGGCCGCTTCTCCAAGACGGTCGCCGTGCGGCCCGCGTCGGCCAAAAACTGGGCGGCGGCGAGACCTGCAGGTCCGCCCCCGACGATCAGCGTGTCAACCATTACCACTTCTGACGTGTACTAGGAACGAATCGTAACAGGCGGTGACGGGACGCACTCAACATCTCCCGAACTCCCCCTGAGGTCATCGTAGGTTAGTATCCACGGCAAAGGTTGTAGCTCCCGCTTCATGTCGACCACCATCGAGATCGTCCCCGCGACCAACATCCGCGAGCTCGTGGCCTCCCTCCCGATCGCGGAGGAGGTGCTCACCGAGTTCGGCCTGCACTGCGCCGGTTGCGGCGTCAATAAGTACGAGACGATCGGCCAGGGCGCCGCGGCTCACGGCCTGCGGGTCGAGCCGATCGTCGCCGCGCTGGTGCAGGCCCGGCTCTCCGGGCGCGTTCCGACCATCATGAACGAAGACCGGACGCCGCAGCGCCGCGCGCCGGGCGAGTTCAACCGGCGGGCACGCTTCCGCTACGTCGTCCCGGTGATGTCCGGGAAGGGCGGCGTCGGAAAGTCGCTGACGACCGGGCTGTTCGCGGTCGGTCTGCGCCGGGCCGGGATGAAGGTCGGGATCCTCGATGCCGACATCACCGGTCCGTCGATCCCGCGCCTGTTCGGTTTGCGCACGCCGCTCGGCCTCGAGCCCGACCCCGCGACGCCGGCGGGCCAGCAGCCCAAACCGCTCATGGTGCCGGCAACCTCGCGCTCGGCCATCGAGATCGTCAGCTCCAACCTGCTCACCGATCAGGAGGACACCGCGATGATCTGGCGCGGGCCGATCCTCTCCGGCGTCATCCGCCAGTTCTACGAGCAGGCCCTCTGGAGCGACCTCG is a genomic window containing:
- a CDS encoding P-loop NTPase, producing MSTTIEIVPATNIRELVASLPIAEEVLTEFGLHCAGCGVNKYETIGQGAAAHGLRVEPIVAALVQARLSGRVPTIMNEDRTPQRRAPGEFNRRARFRYVVPVMSGKGGVGKSLTTGLFAVGLRRAGMKVGILDADITGPSIPRLFGLRTPLGLEPDPATPAGQQPKPLMVPATSRSAIEIVSSNLLTDQEDTAMIWRGPILSGVIRQFYEQALWSDLDYLLIDLPPGTSDAPLTVLQSLAVDGIVLVTMPQRLATMIVRKAANLVHQLKKPIVGVVENMSYFVAPDTGKRYDVFGPSYADQVADLAGAPLFARMPIDPNLVALADAGRIEEIDDPIVDVLAQQLQRAMAARPKQAETISII